One Chaetodon trifascialis isolate fChaTrf1 chromosome 12, fChaTrf1.hap1, whole genome shotgun sequence DNA window includes the following coding sequences:
- the ecrg4a gene encoding augurin-A gives MASRQLYLRLMGLTVLLTLLALGDGSSDSSLHKILKKRDVARAGAAPSKSSIAVPSSKAQEFLAKLSRTKRNVWDRSRPDVQQWIMQFMYMGFDEQRLEADLSYWMDQARSNDQGRQHHYDENAPIGPRDPSSYRHGANVNYDYY, from the exons ATGGCGTCCCGGCAGCTCTATTTGAGGTTAATGGGGCTGACTGTATTGCTGACACTGTTGGCTCTTGGAG ATGGATCCAGTGACAGCAGCTTGCACAAGATCTTAAAGAAAAGAGATG TGGCTCGTGCTGGTGCCGCCCCCTCAAAGTCCTCCATCGCCGTCCCCTCTTCCAAGGCTCAAGAGTTCCTGGCAAAACTGAGCAGAACCAAGAGGAACGTTTGGGATCGCAGTAGACCGGACGTGCAGCAGTGGATTATGCAGTTTATGTACATGGGATTTGATGAGCAG AGGCTGGAGGCTGACCTGTCATACTGGATGGACCAGGCTCGCTCCAACGATCAAGGCCGTCAGCACCACTATGATGAGAACGCCCCCATCGGCCCACGTGATCCCAGTTCCTACAGACACGGAGCTAATGTTAACTATGACTACTATTAA
- the nck2a gene encoding cytoplasmic protein NCK2a, translating to MTEEVIVVAKWDYTAQQDQELDIRKNERLFLLDDSKTWWRVRNTANQTGYVPSNYVERKNSLKKGSLVKNIKDTLGLGKTKRKTSARDASPTPSSDTEYPSNGSGGGGGGGAAERIYDLNIPAVVKFAYTAERDDELTLVKGSRVVVMEKCSDGWWRGSQAGRVGWFPSNYVQEEVVGADDRGEGDSTHVYHGGSQGTLLANGRAGGRAKVLHLVQTLYPFSSVTEEELNFEKGEVMEVVEKPENDPEWWRCKNSRGMVGLVPKNYVMVLDERPDLPASSSPQNRSVAPARSGKFAGRDWYYGNITRHQAECILNERGEEGDFLIRDSESSPNDFSVSLKAAGKNKHFKVQHSDGVYCIGQRRFNSMDELVEHYKKAPIFTSEHGEKLYLVKALL from the exons ATGACAGAGGAGGTGATTGTTGTAGCCAAGTGGGACTACACGGCCCAGCAGGACCAGGAACTTGACATCCGTAAAAATGAGCGTCTCTTCCTCCTGGACGACTCAAAGACCTGGTGGCGTGTCCGCAACACCGCCAACCAAACGGGGTATGTGCCATCGAACTACGTGGAGCGCAAGAACAGCCTGAAAAAAGGCTCGCTGGTGAAGAACATCAAAGACACACTGG GTTTGGGAAAAACTAAGAGGAAGACGAGTGCCCGCGATGCTTCTCCAACGCCAAGCTCAGACACAGAGTACCCCTCTAATGGCAGCGGGGGCGGAGGGGGCGGAGGAGCCGCCGAGAGAATCTATGACCTCAACATCCCCGCTGTGGTCAAGTTTGCctacacagcagagagagatgacGAGCTGACCCTGGTCAAGGGCTCCAGGGTCGTCGTGATGGAGAAGTGTAGTGACGGCTGGTGGAGGGGCAGTCAGGCGGGCCGCGTGGGATGGTTTCCCTCCAATTATGTCCAGGAGGAGGTCGTTGGGGCGGAtgacagaggggagggagatTCCACACATGTGTACCACGGAGGATCTCAGGGGACTTTGTTGGCCAACGGGCGTGCGGGTGGCCGCGCCAAAGTGCTCCACTTGGTTCAAACACTCTACCCCTTCAGCTCCGTGACCGAGGAGGAGCTGAACTTTGAGAAGGGAGAGGTcatggaggtggtggagaagcCTGAGAACGACCCGGAGTGGTGGAGGTGTAAGAATTCGCGTGGCATGGTGGGCCTGGTACCTAAAAACTATGTGATGGTGCTGGACGAACGGCCCGACCTGCCTGCGTCAAGCTCCCCACAGAACCGCTCAGTGGCGCCGGCACGCTCGGGGAAGTTCGCTGGGAGGGACTGGTACTACGGCAACATCACCAGACACCAGGCCGAGTGCATACTCaacgagagaggagaggagggcgaCTTCCTCATACGAGACAGCGAGTCATCT CCCAATGATTTCTCCGTGTCTCTGAAGGCGGCCGGTAAGAATAAGCACTTTAAAGTGCAGCACTCAGACGGAGTGTACTGTATTGGCCAGCGCAGGTTCAACTCCATGGATGAACTAGTGGAACACTACAAGAAAGCCCCCATCTTCACCAGCGAACATGGAGAGAAGCTGTACCTGGTCAAAGCGCTGCTGTGA
- the LOC139340627 gene encoding otospiralin-like: MSHHPEISLQEKDLREGPQAASPADPVESFVLCLSGTGSMRALYVSVLLCSLLLGFLPPTGAEESDAPGRREDREKRSLPYWGLWSSDFFGWVEELRARAAHEGMQDLARTFWAHFPIGNELGYDTPESDPQPEE; the protein is encoded by the exons ATGAGCCATCATCCTGAAATCAGTCTGCAAGAGAAGGACCTGAGAGAGGGACCACAAGCAGCATCTCCTGCTGATCCG gttgagtcttttgtgttgtgtctttcAGGTACTGGAAGCATGCGAgctctgtatgtgtctgtgctgctctgctccctcctGCTCGGCTTCCTGCCTCCTACAG gagcagaggagagtgaTGCACCTGGcaggagggaggacagggagaaaCGAAGCCTACCCTACTGGGGCCTGTGGTCGTCAGACTTTTTCGGGTGGGTGGAGGAGCTACGCGCTCGGGCAGCTCACGAGGGGATGCAGGACCTGGCTCGTACCTTCTGGGCTCACTTCCCCATCGGCAATGAGCTGGGCTACGACACTCCCGAGTCTGACCCTCAACCTGAGGAGTGA